In the genome of Candidatus Lernaella stagnicola, one region contains:
- a CDS encoding DUF4442 domain-containing protein, giving the protein MPESLRTRMTRLLYNFFPAYRGTGARVTYIADDFREVRVKLPLSWRTYNYVGTIYGGSMYASVDPMFMIMLIKNLGPEYVVWDKEATVRFRRPGQSTLTARFTIEPSDLDEIRQTLEAERSVDRSYHVELIDREGRVCAEVDKVIYIRKARGQEQRAGLRLWE; this is encoded by the coding sequence ATGCCCGAGTCGTTGCGAACCCGCATGACACGACTGCTTTACAATTTCTTCCCCGCCTATCGCGGCACCGGCGCGCGGGTGACGTACATTGCCGATGATTTTCGGGAGGTGCGCGTCAAGCTGCCGCTTTCGTGGCGCACGTACAATTACGTCGGCACGATCTACGGGGGCAGCATGTACGCCTCGGTGGACCCGATGTTCATGATCATGCTGATCAAGAATCTGGGGCCGGAGTACGTGGTGTGGGACAAGGAAGCGACGGTTCGCTTTCGCCGGCCGGGGCAAAGCACGCTGACGGCGCGTTTCACGATCGAGCCAAGCGATCTGGATGAGATTCGGCAGACGCTGGAAGCCGAGAGGTCCGTCGACCGTTCCTACCACGTCGAGTTGATCGATCGCGAGGGCCGGGTCTGCGCCGAAGTGGACAAGGTGATTTACATCCGCAAGGCGCGCGGGCAAGAGCAGCGCGCGGGCCTGCGATTGTGGGAGTAA
- a CDS encoding CapA family protein yields MRRAGVLVIGCLLLGLLVAACGETPVELPEPKRVTLAPQNENELHLVFGGDTMIDDLALPWLLAHGWDYTLRGLKPLFERADLVGLNLEVPVARACRRSKTKKYSYVMMPEALAGLKNNGVDVVNLANNHYRDCGPAGKESTVRFLDEWGIEHIGGGLTPAEAGRPLIVQFGETTVGLLGFYGYSGNHAKHGTAQLTEASVRGLIGGLRPLVDVLVVNVHWGKNYVVDVDAKQRRFGHLMLDLGADAIVGHGPHIPQAMELYSGKPLVYSVGNGAFATGNNRAHESLLAEFIVRDRRIRNVVFHPIWNQNRHEGVRWQPRPAKGKRAARTLRRFAAASAQFGAALTIRDDTAELPLR; encoded by the coding sequence ATGCGACGCGCTGGGGTACTTGTCATTGGTTGCCTGTTGTTGGGCCTGCTGGTCGCCGCCTGCGGTGAGACGCCCGTCGAGTTACCGGAACCCAAACGTGTAACGCTGGCGCCGCAAAACGAAAACGAACTGCACTTGGTTTTCGGCGGCGACACGATGATCGACGATCTGGCCCTGCCGTGGTTGCTCGCCCACGGGTGGGATTACACGCTGCGGGGCCTGAAACCGCTTTTCGAACGCGCCGACCTGGTCGGGTTGAATCTCGAGGTTCCCGTCGCGCGTGCCTGCCGTCGCTCGAAGACTAAGAAGTATTCCTACGTGATGATGCCGGAGGCTTTGGCCGGGCTAAAAAATAACGGCGTGGACGTGGTTAACCTGGCCAACAATCACTATCGCGATTGCGGCCCAGCGGGCAAGGAATCGACGGTCCGCTTTCTCGACGAGTGGGGCATCGAACATATCGGTGGCGGCTTAACCCCGGCCGAGGCGGGCCGGCCACTGATTGTGCAGTTCGGGGAGACGACCGTCGGCCTACTGGGATTTTACGGATACAGCGGCAACCACGCCAAGCACGGCACGGCCCAGCTCACTGAGGCATCGGTGCGCGGACTGATCGGCGGTTTGCGACCGCTGGTGGACGTGCTGGTCGTCAATGTCCATTGGGGAAAAAACTACGTGGTGGACGTGGACGCCAAGCAGCGGCGATTCGGCCACTTGATGCTCGATCTGGGCGCGGATGCGATCGTCGGCCACGGGCCGCATATTCCGCAGGCGATGGAACTATACAGCGGCAAGCCGCTGGTGTATTCGGTGGGCAACGGGGCGTTCGCCACGGGCAACAACCGGGCGCACGAGAGCCTGCTGGCCGAATTCATCGTGCGCGACCGGCGCATTCGCAACGTGGTGTTTCATCCGATATGGAATCAAAACCGGCACGAGGGCGTTCGTTGGCAACCGCGGCCGGCCAAGGGCAAGCGCGCGGCCCGCACGCTGCGGCGTTTTGCGGCCGCCTCGGCGCAATTCGGCGCGGCATTGACGATTCGAGACGATACGGCCGAACTCCCACTGAGGTGA
- a CDS encoding coproporphyrinogen-III oxidase family protein yields MPSYDNLIARAKEKLEDLNAAELLAAHILPGEDEFLPVVIYPHIQFYQPADVDALRAQDTLPPSIPFTLYVHIPFCAFACTYCHWVKTINPDPALVEEYLDVLIEEMRLAVDKLGGERIPITTAIFGGGTPTYLTPPQLERVLTAVHKYFDLRGCRQFSFEAEPRSLLGEVGAARLRTLRDHGVHRISMGVQSFNDDILRHMGRQHSGDEAREAIAAIRDADFESLSIDLIYGYPGQKHSDWLDSMQTAIDLEVDAWQLYRLRILRHGERQAAILNEFEQNRGRFPGDDEIRLMKMVAAISSEDAGYKQHFTRIFARGPQHVTHFMVDYCCRLYNVIGLGPSAWSNYHRTFTVNVADDFDRYYALVRAGKLPADRALLRDTETEARRSFISPLKNCRVGKRPFAKRTGMDLREHFGPEIDRLQGFGLLEEDENQIWLSERGRFFADETVMQLFQKRYLPFPQVGHDLMPE; encoded by the coding sequence ATGCCGAGCTACGACAACTTGATTGCGCGAGCCAAAGAAAAGCTTGAGGACCTCAACGCTGCCGAGCTATTGGCGGCGCATATTTTGCCGGGCGAAGACGAATTCCTGCCCGTGGTGATATACCCCCATATTCAGTTCTACCAACCGGCCGACGTGGACGCGTTGCGGGCCCAAGACACGCTTCCGCCCAGCATTCCGTTCACCCTGTATGTGCACATCCCCTTTTGCGCTTTCGCCTGTACCTACTGCCATTGGGTGAAAACCATCAATCCCGATCCGGCGCTTGTCGAAGAATACCTCGACGTGTTGATCGAAGAGATGCGCCTCGCGGTCGACAAACTCGGCGGCGAACGCATCCCGATCACAACGGCGATTTTCGGCGGCGGCACGCCGACCTATCTGACGCCACCCCAACTAGAGCGCGTCCTGACTGCGGTGCACAAATACTTCGATCTGCGGGGATGCCGCCAGTTCAGTTTCGAGGCCGAACCCCGTTCCCTACTCGGCGAAGTCGGAGCCGCCAGGCTGCGCACGCTGCGCGATCACGGCGTGCACCGCATCAGCATGGGCGTGCAAAGCTTCAATGACGACATCCTTCGCCACATGGGGCGGCAACATTCCGGCGACGAAGCCAGGGAGGCGATCGCCGCGATTCGCGACGCCGATTTCGAAAGCCTTTCCATCGACCTGATTTACGGCTACCCGGGCCAAAAACACAGTGATTGGCTCGACTCCATGCAAACCGCGATCGACTTGGAGGTCGACGCTTGGCAGCTATACCGCCTGCGCATCCTGCGTCACGGCGAACGACAGGCGGCGATCCTCAACGAATTCGAACAGAACCGTGGGCGATTCCCCGGCGACGACGAAATCCGCCTGATGAAAATGGTCGCCGCGATCAGTTCCGAAGACGCCGGTTACAAGCAGCACTTCACCCGCATCTTCGCGCGCGGACCCCAACACGTTACGCATTTCATGGTCGATTATTGCTGCCGGCTCTACAATGTGATCGGCCTGGGACCCTCGGCGTGGTCGAACTACCACCGCACCTTCACCGTGAACGTCGCCGACGATTTCGATCGCTACTACGCACTGGTCCGGGCCGGAAAGCTGCCGGCCGACCGCGCCCTGCTTCGCGACACCGAAACCGAGGCCCGGCGCAGCTTCATCAGCCCGCTCAAAAACTGCCGGGTTGGCAAGCGGCCCTTTGCGAAGCGAACCGGTATGGATTTGCGGGAGCACTTCGGACCGGAGATCGACCGCCTCCAAGGTTTCGGCCTGCTGGAAGAGGACGAAAACCAAATTTGGTTGTCCGAGCGCGGCCGGTTCTTCGCCGACGAAACGGTCATGCAACTTTTCCAGAAGCGTTACTTGCCCTTCCCGCAGGTCGGCCACGACCTCATGCCGGAATAA